A DNA window from Megalobrama amblycephala isolate DHTTF-2021 linkage group LG11, ASM1881202v1, whole genome shotgun sequence contains the following coding sequences:
- the LOC125278520 gene encoding prolyl endopeptidase — MAFQYPNAYRDESVVDDYHGCKISDPYIWLEDPDSEKTQAFVNAQNQLTLPFLEQCEVRDVFKDRMTELYDYPKYSCPFKRGNRYFHFYNTGLQNQSVLYMQENLDAEPSVFLDPNTFSEDGTVALRGYAFSEDGEYLAYGTSASGSDWVEIRFLRVDGAVLLEDQLERVKFTCMSWTHDGKGLFYNSYPEQEGKSDGTETSTNLHQKLYYHVLGTPQSQDVLCAEFPDQPKWMSGAEVSDDGCYVLLSIREGCDPVNRLWYCDLNDVPQGITGLLPWVKLIDNFDAEYEYVTNEGTVFTFKTNLDAPQYRLINIDFAQPSVSQWKELIPQHDKDVIVFATCTYSSFLFVCFLHDVKNVLKMFHLSSGEEIRTFPLDVGSIVGFTGRKKDSEIFYSFTSFLSPAIIYHCDLTKEPLQPHTFREVTVKGFSPADYQTTQVFYPSKDGTQIPMFIVHKKGIKLDGSHPAFLYGYGGFNISITPSYSVSRLIFVRHLGGVLAVANIRGGGEYGETWHKAGMLANKQNCFTDFQCAAEYLIKEGYTSSSKLTINGGSNGGLLVAACVNQRPDLFGCAVAQVGVMDMLKFHKFTIGHAWTTDFGCSEIKEQFDWLIKYSPLHNIRVPEGDGVQYPAVLLLTGDHDDRVVPLHSLKYIATLQNVIGHWPGQSNPLFIYVDTKSGHGAGKPTSKVIQEVADTYAFIARCLNLSWLE, encoded by the exons GTGGACGACTATCATGGCTGTAAAATTTCTGACCCGTACATCTGGCTGGAGGATCCCGACAGTGAAAAAACACAG GCCTTTGTGAACGCTCAGAATCAGCTGACCCTGCCGTTCCTGGAGCAGTGTGAGGTCAGAGACGTCTTTAAGGATCGCATGACTGAACTCTACGACTATCCCAAATACAGCTGCCCCTTCAAACGCGGGAACAG GTATTTTCACTTTTACAACACGGGTCTGCAGAACCAGAGTGTTTTGTACATGCAGGAGAACCTTGATGCAGAACCCAGCGTGTTTCTGGACCCAAACACCTTCTCCGAGGACGGGACGGTCGCTTTACGAG GTTACGCGTTCTCCGAGGATGGCGAGTACCTGGCGTACGGTACCAGCGCGAGCGGATCGGACTGGGTCGAGATCCGTTTTTTGCGCGTGGACGGCGCCGTACTTCTGGAGGATCAACTGGAGAGGGTCAAATTCACCTGCATGTCCTGGACTCATGATGGAAAGGGACTCTTCTACAACTCTTACCCCGAGCAGGAGGGCAAGAGTGACG gGACTGAGACGTCCACTAACCTGCACCAGAAGTTGTACTATCACGTGTTGGGAACCCCTCAGTCTCAGGACGTCCTGTGTGCCGAATTTCCCGATCAGCCAAAATGGATGAGCGGTGCCGAg GTGTCTGATGACGGCTGTTATGTGCTGTTGTCCATCCGAGAGGGCTGTGACCCGGTCAACAGACTGTGGTACTGTGACCTGAACGACGTGCCGCAGGGAATCACTG GTTTGTTGCCATGGGTGAAGCTGATCGATAACTTTGATGCGGAGTATGAATACGTCACAAATGAAGGAACCGTTTTCACTTTTAAAACCAACCTGGACGCTCCTCAATATCGACTCATCAATATCGACTTCGCCCAACCATCCGTCAGCCAGTGGAAAGAGCTCATTCCCCAACATGACAAAGACGTCATCG tgTTTGCTACCTGTACATACTCCAGCttcctgtttgtgtgtttcctCCATGACGTGAAGAACGTCTTGAAGATGTTCCATCTGTCTTCGGGGGAGGAGATACGCACGTTTCCACTGGACGTCGGCTCAATTGTGGGCTTCACTGGGAGGAAGAAAGACTCTGAGATCTTTTACAGCTTCACCTCATTTTTGTCTCCAG CGATCATCTATCATTGTGATCTGACTAAAGAGCCGCTGCAGCCACACACCTTCAGAGAGGTCACGGTGAAGGGCTTCAGTCCTGCTGACTACCAGACCACTCAG GTGTTTTATCCCAGTAAAGACGGCACCCAAATCCCAATGTTTATTGTCCATAAAAAAGGAATCAAGTTGGATGGTTCCCATCCTGCCTTCCTATACGGATACGGAGGTTTCAATATTTCCATCACACCCAGCTACAG CGTTTCACGGCTGATATTCGTCAGGCATCTGGGAGGAGTTTTAGCTGTGGCCAACATCCGAGGAGGTGGAGAATATGGAGAGACGTGGCATAAAG CGGGGATGTTGGCCAATAAGCAGAACTGTTTCACTGACTTTCAGTGTGCAGCCGAGTATCTGATAAAGGAGGGTTACACTTCCTCCAGCAAACTCACCATCAACGGAGGCTCCAACGGGGGGCTGCTCGTGg CGGCGTGTGTGAATCAGAGGCCTGATCTGTTCGGCTGTGCTGTGGCTCAGGTCGGAGTCATGGACATGTTAAAGTTTCATAAGTTCACCATCGGACACGCATGGACCACTGATTTCGGCTGCTCTGAAATCAAAGAGCAGTTTGATTGGTTAATCAA GTATTctcctcttcacaatatccgTGTTCCAGAAGGTGACGGTGTTCAGTACCCCGCCGTACTGTTGTTGACAGGTGACCACGATGACCGCGTGGTGCCGctgcactcattgaagtatatcgCCACCCTGCAGAATGTGATTGGTCACTGGCCCGGCCAGTCAAACCCTCTCTTTATCTATGTGGACACAAAGTCAGGCCACGGCGCAGGAAAACCCACCAGTAAAGTAATTCAGGAGGTGGCAGACACGTACGCCTTCATCGCTCGCTGCCTGAACCTCAGCTGGCTCGAATGA